In Nocardioides sp. WS12, the DNA window CTGCCGGGGCGATGTGGAACGTGGTCTGCGCAGAGGCGACGCGGGGTGCACGACCTTCAGCGACAAACTGATTCCACAGCATTTGCCGGTGCGCTGATCGGAAGGCGCGACTGGAGGCGCACGACTGGAAGCGCCCGCCCAAAGGCCGGCCGCGAGGTTGGTACACGTGCGCAACGCTTCTGGCGATCGTTCCCACGTTCGTTCGGTGTGGGACCCCGAATGGGACCAGTAGGAGCTGGTCCCTTCTGACCGCGATTGGATCCCCGGTCGTTCGAAAATCACGCCGATACCGGCCGCATGACCGCGACCCAGAAGAACCAACTGTCCGGAATCACCTCGACCATCAGCATCCTCAACGCCGACGCCTACTACGCGATGCAGGCCATGCCGGCGCACTCCGTCGCCGCGATCGTCACCGACCCTCCCTATGCAATCCGGCCCCCTCGCGGGTCCGCGACCCGGGCACGCGACGAATTGAATAGCGGTGCCTCGAGTGGCGAAGTGGCGTCGCGCGACGACCAATGGAAGAACTATGCAGATGCGGCCATGCTTGGACAGCAGTCGATGAACTGGCACGCACGGGAGACGCACTCGCGTGGCTACGCCGACAATGATCCCGTCCACTTCGAGCGATGGTGCGAACTCTGGCTCCATGAATGCCTTCGCGTGCTCAAGCCCGGCGGGTACCTGGTCGCCTTTGGCGGTACCAGGACGTGGCACCGTCTCGCTTGCGCAGCAGAGACCGTCGGTTTCGAGATCCGCGACTCGCTCGCATGGCTCTACGGAACCGGGTTCCCCAAGTCACTGAACGTCGCCAAGGGAGTTGCAGACCTTGCCCAGACAGAGCCATCGAGCGGCGCTGGCGCCAGCGCATGGACGGGTTGGGGCACAGCGCTCAAGCCCGCCTTCGAGCCGATCGTTCTCGCCAGGGCGCCGCTCACGAGCACCGTCGCCAAGAACGTCCTCGCCTACGGAACCGGCGCGATCAATGTGGACGGCACCCGGCTCGCCGGCGGGCGGTGGCCAACCAACGTCTTCCTCGACGAGCCTCAAGCACGAGTACTCGACCAGGCGGATCTAGGTGGGCCGTCGCGATTCTTCTGGCATGCCAAGCCAGGAAACAACGAACGAGTCGTAGTGGACGGCGTGAAGCATCCGACGGTGAAGCCACTGGCGCTGATGCGGGAACTCGTTCGGCTGGT includes these proteins:
- a CDS encoding site-specific DNA-methyltransferase, with translation MTATQKNQLSGITSTISILNADAYYAMQAMPAHSVAAIVTDPPYAIRPPRGSATRARDELNSGASSGEVASRDDQWKNYADAAMLGQQSMNWHARETHSRGYADNDPVHFERWCELWLHECLRVLKPGGYLVAFGGTRTWHRLACAAETVGFEIRDSLAWLYGTGFPKSLNVAKGVADLAQTEPSSGAGASAWTGWGTALKPAFEPIVLARAPLTSTVAKNVLAYGTGAINVDGTRLAGGRWPTNVFLDEPQARVLDQADLGGPSRFFWHAKPGNNERVVVDGVKHPTVKPLALMRELVRLVTPLGGMVLDPFAGSGTTVEACIAEGMSCIAIEREADFIPLIEARISRRSGPESDDRVSPESDRLF